The following DNA comes from Hordeum vulgare subsp. vulgare chromosome 3H, MorexV3_pseudomolecules_assembly, whole genome shotgun sequence.
GACCGAAGGCGGTATCTTGTCGAGAGCTTAATTAATTTGGCTATGTCGTGATGTTGATCGACCAGGGTGACCAAGGCGCGACGTCCTTTGTCAGGGTTGCACATGCCAAAATGAGCTCCAAATAATGTATGAACTAACTTGATCCCATCCCATCTAAGCTCTCTCAAACCACGAACACCATCGACTTGTTTACCCAAACAAGTCAAAAAATAACTACCATATATCTACTGTGTGTGTGACTTTGTGTAAAAAAAATCACAGGTTAAACACGAGCAATGCTAGACCTACGTAAAATTAGTGGTTGGGCCCCACCCTATTGAAATCAGGGGCAGAAAAAATTAGTTAAGAAACAATACGTAACAACCCGTAGGCTCTGTACGTAGATTAGCATTTTTGGGTTAAACACCATCGACTTGTTTAACCAAACAAGTCGTGTCCAACACGGATTACTATGGTatgcatatgcatgcatgcaccGCGCGTACGTGTGCACGTACGTACGTACCTGAGAGGACATACTGGAGGCCGTCGAAGAGGACGGAGACGGCGAGGATGAGCATCATGGTCGCCACGTAGGCGACCACCTCCTGGTCCTTGCTGTACGCATAACCCCACACTTTGTGCACCAGAACCAGCAGGAGCCCCTCCGACGTGCCCACCACAAACGCCAGCACTATCACCACGCGGGCCGCCAGAAGCGCCGCCCGAGGCCGCCCCGCGCCGAGCTCGTTGGACACGCGCGTGCTTATCGCCGAAGACAGCCCATTCGGAACCGTGCACACCAAAGAGTTGGTGTTCAAGCTACACCGTGGACATGGAGAGGTACATCAAGCAGCCATCATCCATGGAGATGGAGTCATGCATGAAGATCCATCACAAAGAGAAGGAAGATGAACTTGTATATATACCAGATGGAGAGGACGGCTGTCTCGAGCTTGGGGTTGGGGAGAAGGCCGGAGAGTATCACCATCACCTCGAACGACCACCACTCCATGCTGCAAACATTTCACATATGCATCAAGCACTGCATTAATTTCTCGTTCATGAGTTGAGTGGCTACTCACCAGACCATGAGCGCGGACGGCACGGCGAGCTTCAAGAAGGGGACGACGTCGCGGAACGCCTCGGAGGAGAACCCCGTCCAGCTCTTCTTGCACGACGGCGAGACCCTGACGTAGACGGCGAGTATGGAGACGTTGGTGAGGTAGGACACGGCGTTGGCCAGCGCGGCGCCTCTGATCCCGAGGCGCAGCCTGTAGACCAGCGCCCAGCAGACGAGCACGTGGCTCACCGCGGTGGCGCCGGAGCTGAGCATCACCGGCACCACCAGCTTCTGCGCCTGCAGGAACCGGACGTGGCACTGCAGCCAGCCGTAGAAGAAGAGCGCCGGGATCATCCACCGGATGTACGTCCCGGCCCCCGCCGCGATCTCCGGGTCCTGCCCCAGGTGGAGCAGGATCGCGCCGGTGTTGGCCCACACGGCGGCGATGGGGATGCTCGCCACGCCAAGCACCAGCATCGCCCTCTGCTTGTACACCCCCAGCATCTCGTCATGGTTCGCTCCGAATGCCTGCCCACACAGGGTGTCCAGCGCGAACGACATGCCCGTCTACCATGCACATACGTGAGTGCAAGGTTCAAGAAGCTAGGTCTAAACGGTACTGTAAGTAGGTGCATGTGGTACCAGGAAGCTGAAGCCGGTGACGATGGCGAACGAGCTGGCCATGGAGGCGCTGGCCAGCGCGAGCTCGCCGAGGTGGCCCACGAACATCACCGAGATCATCTGGATCACGCTCTGCAGGAGGCATCCCACGATGAGCGGCACGGCCAGGCGGAGCTGTTTCTTGGCCTCGCTCGTCGCCAGCACCAGGTTCACGGCCACGGCAGTGCCTTTGGCCGTGGGAAGCGGCGGCTCCATGCTAAACTCCATGGATATTCTTCTCTTGGTACTTCCGGTGGATCTACGTACCTCGGCTCACTCGACCACTCTCTCTATTGCTGTTTTTGAAGGGAGATAGTATCGCTGATGTCACCGAAAGTAGAATCCATCAGGAAAAAAAAGGACGGCTGCGATTCACCAATGAAATCTTAAGATGCGTGACTTGATTGGGACAGTAGCCGTAGCGTAACCAAGAACAATATAAAGACAAACTGATTCCATGGCCATTAGTGATAGATCCATTCCTGTTCGGTCAAAACAAGGTCTCTTTGGTTTAAATGAGGTACAAAAATCAATTGGCATATACAGTATGTGTTTACTTTATTTTATGTTCTTTTTtaagtttcttctggttgatttcTTTTAGACGCATCAGAGAAGCCCTGACCTTACTTGAAACTAGACCATATATGGGCAATATGCCGCACTCGTCCTTCTTAAGTACTCACTCCGTTTTAAAAATAAGTGTCGGGTGCACCAGTGCAGGCAGCGCAACCGCGTCGTGGTTACTTATACCACTGTTAACTAAAGAAAAGTAGAAATATCTAACAAATTTTAGTTACTTATACtagtttttatttgcaaaaagtgTTTGTTGTACTACTTGGAAACATCACACAAGTTGGTTCTTTCTTCAGCCAGAATATTTGTGTGTTCACAAATTCCATGCATCTAATATATGACCGGTTCAGTTTCTCTAACTTTGTGCCTTGGTGTCATCGACATGTGAGCAAAATTGCTTTCTGGCCCCATGACCCTAAGTCACCTGGCTTAAAATCTGCAAATCCAAGCCCTTTTTTTCGACAATAGTGTCAAGACAACAGTGACACATTGTGTAGCAATACTCGTGAATTTGAAGGCAAAACGAGCAGTGCTTCGTTGGGGGCAAGTGAGGGTTTCCCACATATCAATAATCGATCCAAATTCATAGAATGGTTATTGGTGTCACACATAATACATACTCGAAGGGTTGAGCGTGCTTTATTGCGTCGTTCGTACTGTTGAGTTTCTTGAAAAAAACATTACTCACTCTAGTTcataatataaggtgtattacttTTTTGAAAACTCAAACCTATTAAATTTGATCTAATTTGTagagaaatatataaaaaatcatgaTGTCAAATCGGATTCGCTATAAAATTCATTTCCATACTTCTTTTTGGTTTAATATTGTGGATGTCGATATTTTTTGCTCCAAACTTGGTCCAAGATAAAGAAATTTGACTTTCCAAGAAACCAATGTCCCGTATATTTTGGAACTAATGGAATATTTGGTTTGGCGGGTGGGGGAGATACTGGAGTGTGTTCTATTTTTGTTTATAATGCGGTGATTTAATGTGCCTTTTGTGGTGTGGTTCTGTGTTATCCACTAACCAATGTATATTTATTGATATGTTTATATATGCGGTTGACATTGATTGATTTACAAACCGTTGGCCCGTTCAAAACTCTAATCCAATTCCAAAGTTGAATACATCAATTGAATGAAAAGGCTTCAAAATGAGAACATATGGATAAAAGAATCTAATGGGAGATCCCTTGATAAATTGTTTACTCGGTCAAAATCAGGCTCACAAAATTCTAAATTAAAGACCATAATTAATTATGAGGCCTTAAAAATTAAAAAGCATATTGTATAGTACGAAATAATTGAATGAGATGTCTTAGAGAAATTTTTGGCCGAGTCAAAATCGGGTGTCCCAATTTCATTTGGAGACCTAATTGAATGTCGACGCTTTAAACCTTGGGACATtagtgttatatatatatatatatatatatatatatatatatatatatatatatatagtgagagagagagagaggggggggtcgAAATAGTTATGTGTGTTCCATGTCTAAAAGGGCCAACTTCTCATTTGTTTCACCATAGTGATTGCTAAACATCATATTGTATGGGTGACCGAAAGGGTATTGTAGAGATAGATCTCGAGCTAAAGTAGCGATAAATCCTGTCAATAAAATGGTAGTTTAAACCTCCTCTTATCTCTTGAACCGATTGTATCTTATCTTGCTATCCCTTGTCTCTCAAGTATGTAATCTAAACAACTTGTACGCATATCCCAGGGTTAAGCTCCTGGCTATATTAACACGTACTCGTCGCCCTCGGTAGGGTACGACACTTCCCTAAACTTCACATGGTATCAGAGTCATCCTCTTCCAACTCATCTCGCCACGAGTTCTCATCACCACGTCGACATGTCCTCCTCCTCCAGGTTCTCTTCAGCCAGCCTTACTGGCCAGATCATCGAGAAGCTTACCCTCACGAACTATGTGCTCTAGCATACACAGATTACGCCCCAACTGCGAGGCGCGGGGTTCTCCGGCTACGTCGACGGAACCGCGAAGGAGCCCGCCATGACTGTCACCACCAAGGTAGCAGACGGGAAGGAGGAGTCGACACCAAACCCCATGCATCCGGTTTGGGTCAGGGAAGATCAACAAGTATTGGGATATCTGCTGAATAATCTGTCGAAGGAAGTACTTGTGGAGGTTACATCTATCTCCCATGCGCACGATCTTTGGACGGCGCTCGCACAGATGTTCTCCTCGACATCGATGTCCCGCATCAACAATATCCGCATAGCACTAGCTAATGCACAAAAGGGACAGCAGTTCGTCGCAGCGTACTTTGCTCACATGTGCTCGCTGGCGGACGAAGTGGATGCCGCAGGAAAGCCTCCGGAGGATGATTAGCTGATCTCGCATATCCTCGCGGGGCTAGACATGGAGTACCAGCCGCTGGTTTCAGCGCAGGATGCTCGCACCACCCCGGTCACGCTCGATGTGCTTTTTTCTCAGGTGAGCAACTTCGACCAGAGGGTGGCGCTCTACCGCGGCAACGACAACGGCTTCAAATCGTCAGCAAACGGAGCTTCCCGTGGCCGTGGCAGTGGTGGCAGGGGCTCCTCTCGCTTCCGTGGCCAGCCGCGCAAAGGGAAAAACAGCGGCGGGAATCCTCGCGGCAACAACGGCGGCAACACCAACAGCGGGCGGCCCTCCTACAACAACTCTAAGGGTTGCCAcaacagcccccccccccaacaaaTAATGTCCTGATGCTGTCTGATGCCAGATTTGTGGCAAACCAGGGCACTCAGCAAAGGATTGATGGTACCATTTTGAGGAAGATGAGGATTCTTCCCAAGACGAGAAGATCGCCCGCGGAGCTGACGGATCATACGGCGTGGACACCAACTGGTACGTAGATAGTGGTGCAACCAACCACATCACGGGTGAGCTTGAAAAGGTGGCTATGAGGGAGAAGTACCGCGGCTCCGACCAGATCCATGCTCCAAATGGAGAAGGTATGAGGATCCGTCACGTTGGTCATTCAATTATTAAAACCAATCGCCGAAAAATTCACCTAAGAAATTTTTTGCATGTTCCCAAAGCATCCAAGAATATTCTATCTGTGCATCGTATAGTCCTTGATAATCACGTCTTTCTTGAGTTTCaccatttcttcttttgcatcaaGGATCAGGTCACGAAGAAAATCATGTATCGAGGTAGATGCGTTCGAGGGCTTTACCCGTTGATTCCTGCACTTAGGAGGATGAATAAACAAGCATGTGGTGTCACCCAGCTCTCATCATCTCGGTGGCATGATCAATTAGGGCATGCATCCTTTTCTTTAGTTGAGAGATTGCTTAGGAAAAATAAGCTTCCATATGTTGGAAATCGTAGTCTTGAAACAATTAGTGATTCGTGCAAAAGGCTAAAAGCCATCAATTACCTTATCCTATTTCCACAAGTATTTCCACCAAACCCTTGCAACTTGTCTTTTCTGATGTTTGGGGGCCTGCACCCTCTTCTGTTCGTATACATACGTATTACGTGAGTTTCATTGATGACTACAGCAAATACTCTTGGATCTATCTTCTTAAGAAACGATCCTATGTCTTTCAAGTGTTTCAAAACTACCAAGCCCTTGTTGAACGCAAGTTTGACACCAAAATCATTGCAGTGCAATCTGATTGGGGAGGAGAGTATGAAAAGTTGAACTCCTTCTTTCAAAAGCTTGGTGTGTCTAATCATATATCTTTCCCGCATGTCCATCACCAGAATGGGTCTGCAGAACGCAAGCATAGGCACATTGTTGAAGTAGGTATTGCCCTTCTTGCACGAGCATCTATGCCCCTCAAATTCTGGGATGAAGCATTCCTCACTGCCGTGCACCTCATAAACATGCTACCTAGTCGTGTCATCAACTATGAAACTCCCACAAAACGTCTTCTCCAAATCAAACCGGAGTACAAATCACTTCGTGTTTTTGGGTGTGCGTGTTGGCCCAACCTTCGCCCCTACAACAACCGCAAACTCATGTTTCGTTCTAAGCAATGCGTGTTCATTGCCTATAGTGCTCAACATAAAGGAGTAAAATGTCTTGTTGTATCCACAGGCCGTGTATACATCTCTAGGGATGTTGTGTTTGATGAAACCAAATTCCCATTCTCTGATCTTCATCCCAATGCGGGTGCACTTCTCcggcaagaaattcttctttttcCACCTCATCTTCTTGGTGATAATATTGGGGAAAATAATTGCAATGCATCATTGTTGACTAACCCTCACACTGGTGTGCGCGAGACTTTTGATGCAGGAGAAATCGCAGATGAAAATAATGAAGGAAATCCGCCACAAGGAGCAGAATTGGGACTACATTTTATGTGTCCTTCGATGGGGAGCAAATCCCCATTGGGATCTACGCAGCAGCAGCCTGGCAGCGCATCTTCCTCGGGATCAGTGCCCCAGTCACCTGACAGCGCGACAGGCTCCGCGTCTGCCCCACCCTGCACCGACAACAGTGGAGCCCACCCCTTAGGTGTGCCGCTGTCTCCGCCTCATGCCTCGCCAGGTCCAGCGTCACGCGTACCGCCAACTACCACACAGTCGCCCCTGACTCGTTGGCCCAACGGTGTGGGCCAAAGCTACGCTGGGCGCCACCCTTGACAACCGCCTGCCAGCGCGTTGGATTCCGTCCAACGGGACAGATCCCCGCGCCCTGCTGACACGTGCAGCGCACGCCTTGCACCGGCGCCGCCTTCACCACCACTGCCAACGTCACCTGCCACAGAAGATCCCGGTGTCCCCCGATCTGCTCCTCGTGTATCAGCCTAGTGATCTGGGGCGACAAGGGGTGAGTTAGGATCCTCTGTGGAGCCTCCTCCTATTGATGATTCTGCTGTTGCTCCAACACCGCCGAGAACACGTCTTCAAAGAGGGGTAATAAAATCATTAAATTACAAACATATCACCAAATTTTCTTTAGCTTGCTCCACAGGAGAACCTGGTACACTTCAAGAGGCACTCAATGATGCAACATGGAAAAAGGCTATGCAAGAAGAATACATGGCTCTCCAGAAAAACCAGACATGGCATCTAGTTCCCCCACGAGAAGGTAAAAACTTAATTGACTGCAAGTGGGTTTTCAGAATTAAAAGAAAGTCTGATGGAACTATAGACCGTTATAAAGCCAGACTTGTTGCAAAAGGCTTTAAATAGAGATATGGTCTAGACTATGAGGACACATTTAGTCCTGTAGTAAAAGCTGCCACAATTCGTCTTGTTCTGTCAATTGTTGTTTCCAGGGGGTGGAGTCTTAGACAACTAGATGTACAGAAtgtgtttcttcatggtgttctggaagatgATGTTTATATGAAACAACCTCCTGGGTTTGAAGTGATTTACTCCCTCTAAAGCTGACACCTCATTGTTTGTCTACAACAAGTTAAATACATCAATATTTTACttatctatgttgatgatattattgtcaCAAGTTCATCTAATGAGGCAGTGGCAGGGTTGCTCAAAGATCTAACTGCAGAATTTGCTTTAAAAGATATAGGAGATCTACACTTCTTCTTAGGCATTGAAGTAAAGAGACATGGAGATGCACTTCATCTCTCCCAAGAGAAATATGTAGCGGATCTGGTAAGAAGAGTTGGTCTACAAGGATGTAAACCATCCCCAACTCCTTTGTCTAGCTCTGAAAAAATGTCCCTTACTGAAGGAGACCCCTTGAATCAAGATGATAACACTAATTACCGAAGTTTGGTAGGTGCACTTCGGTACTTGACTCGTACAAGACCTGATATTTCATTTGTTGTTAACAAAGTATGCCAGTTCCTTCATGCACCCACTACTGTTCATTGGAGAGCTGCTAAACGCATTGTTAGATACATTAGCAACACTTTGAATACTGGTGTTACTTTCAGCAAAGATTCATCCACTCTTGTCAGTGCATTTTATGACTCTGATTGGGCAAGATGTCTAGATGACAGACGCTCAACATGTGGGTTTGCAGTTTTCTTTGTGCCTAATCTTATATCACGGTGTGCAAAGAAACAAGCAACAATATCCAGGTCTAGTACTGAAGCAGAGTGTCAGGCATTGGCAAATGCTACAGCAGAAATTATCTGGGTTCAGTCCTTATTAAAAGAGCTTGGTATCAAACATACTCAAGCCCCATGTTTATTGTGTGACAATCTTGGTGACACATATTTATCTGCTAATCCAGTGTTTCATGCTTGAACAAAGCACATTGAAATATATTTCCACTTTGTCAGAGAAAGAGTAGCCAATAAACAACTAGACATTCGCTTCATACATTCCAGAGACCAAGTTGGAGATGGCTTCACAAAGGCATTGCCAACgaagagttttgaagagttcaagCGTAATCTCAACCTCAACCAGTTGTGATTAAGGGAGGGTGTTAAACATCATATTGTATGTGTGACCGAAAGGGTATTGTAGAGATAGATCTCGGTACTTTAAACCTCCTCTTATCCCTTTAACCGATTGTATCTTATCTTGCTATCCCTTGTCTCTCAAGTATGTAATCTAAACAACTTGTACGCATATCCCAGGGTTAAGCTCCTGGCTATATTAACACGTACTCGTCGCACTCGATAGGGTACGACGCTTTCCTAAACTTCACAGTGATAACTTCCAGGGAGCTCAACGTCCTTGCAGCACCAAGCACTGGAGCAAAATATTAGATGACTGGGGCTGAAGTTGAATAGTAATGGAAGCTACGTGGTTGCTCAAGGCCAGGCTGGATGCGG
Coding sequences within:
- the LOC123441301 gene encoding protein DETOXIFICATION 16-like; this translates as MEPPLPTAKGTAVAVNLVLATSEAKKQLRLAVPLIVGCLLQSVIQMISVMFVGHLGELALASASMASSFAIVTGFSFLTGMSFALDTLCGQAFGANHDEMLGVYKQRAMLVLGVASIPIAAVWANTGAILLHLGQDPEIAAGAGTYIRWMIPALFFYGWLQCHVRFLQAQKLVVPVMLSSGATAVSHVLVCWALVYRLRLGIRGAALANAVSYLTNVSILAVYVRVSPSCKKSWTGFSSEAFRDVVPFLKLAVPSALMVCMEWWSFEVMVILSGLLPNPKLETAVLSICLNTNSLVCTVPNGLSSAISTRVSNELGAGRPRAALLAARVVIVLAFVVGTSEGLLLVLVHKVWGYAYSKDQEVVAYVATMMLILAVSVLFDGLQYVLSGIVRGCGQQKIGAFVNFIAYYLVGIPAALVFTFKCHLGGKGLWLGILSGLVTQTLLLLVISFGTTNWEKQAMHAKDRIFTSPPLDPFSMTSHHSGETSPA